A region from the Aliarcobacter thereius LMG 24486 genome encodes:
- a CDS encoding TIGR04423 family type III CRISPR-associated protein: protein MKTLEELQKFYEELKDEFVGYIQMSDKKLDDIFSTKQTLPSWDSLHSGKNFILEACLFDGDRSIMIRQIDGSFVVIDEKISSYENITYESFVAKSNEEKINLKANIAQIWEEEEDELCEGLKVLKPTIQLFSGFEKGENK, encoded by the coding sequence ATGAAAACATTAGAAGAGTTACAAAAGTTTTATGAAGAACTAAAAGATGAGTTTGTAGGATATATTCAAATGTCAGATAAAAAACTAGATGATATTTTTTCTACAAAACAAACTTTACCATCTTGGGATAGTTTGCATAGTGGTAAAAACTTTATATTAGAAGCTTGTTTATTCGATGGAGATAGAAGTATAATGATTAGGCAAATAGATGGAAGCTTTGTAGTAATAGATGAAAAAATCTCAAGTTATGAAAATATCACTTATGAGAGTTTTGTAGCAAAATCAAATGAAGAAAAGATTAATCTAAAAGCAAATATAGCACAAATATGGGAAGAAGAGGAAGATGAACTTTGTGAAGGTTTGAAAGTATTAAAACCAACAATTCAGCTCTTCTCTGGATTTGAAAAAGGAGAAAACAAATGA
- a CDS encoding RAMP superfamily CRISPR-associated protein: MKNRFIAHIVIEAKTALKIGSNGNSYTLDSPIQKDWNGLPMILGTSLAGVLRKEFDEVLANKFFGTGDLGSKIIISNALLLNEKLEVNETLLLESQKSEFLQNFIVLPIREHNAMNDKGVTKKNHKFDEEVVYKGSRFKFSIEMIKEDDKDEENFKNILKELYKNSFRIGSGSTKGFGQIEIKSIFWDEFEINSDKYINFSSSLNEKLEKELKIEEYEDKNYTKYQLSLIPDDFFMFGSGFGDDEADMTPVFEKVVDYKNEKLSENRVLIPASSVKGAISHRTTYHYNLSNDFFIENEDETKKPVEIVEAIFGAKKDKEIDGFKGNILISDIYLNQTKERDNKVFEHVSIDRFTGGAIDSALFQEKTVASKEEFILEILLNNKVEDKISIEAFEKALKDITTGMLSLGGATTKGHGVFSGKVLKNGVEI, from the coding sequence ATGAAAAATAGATTTATAGCACATATAGTAATAGAAGCAAAAACAGCTTTAAAAATCGGTTCAAATGGAAATAGCTATACTTTAGATAGTCCTATACAAAAAGATTGGAATGGCTTACCTATGATTTTAGGAACTTCTTTGGCTGGAGTTTTAAGAAAAGAGTTTGATGAAGTTTTGGCAAATAAGTTTTTTGGAACAGGAGATTTGGGTTCAAAAATAATTATTTCAAATGCACTACTTTTGAATGAAAAGCTTGAAGTAAATGAAACTTTACTTTTAGAATCACAAAAATCAGAGTTTTTACAAAATTTTATTGTTTTACCAATTCGTGAACATAATGCTATGAATGATAAAGGTGTTACAAAGAAAAATCATAAATTTGATGAAGAGGTAGTTTATAAAGGTAGTAGATTTAAATTTTCTATTGAGATGATAAAAGAAGATGATAAAGACGAAGAGAATTTTAAAAATATTTTAAAAGAGCTATATAAAAATAGTTTTAGAATAGGTTCTGGAAGTACAAAAGGTTTTGGACAAATAGAGATTAAATCCATTTTTTGGGATGAATTTGAAATAAATAGTGACAAGTATATCAACTTTTCAAGTAGTTTAAATGAAAAATTAGAAAAAGAGCTAAAGATAGAAGAGTATGAAGATAAGAACTATACAAAATATCAACTAAGCTTAATTCCTGATGATTTCTTTATGTTTGGAAGTGGATTTGGAGATGATGAAGCTGATATGACTCCTGTTTTTGAAAAAGTTGTTGATTATAAAAACGAAAAACTTAGCGAAAATAGAGTTTTAATCCCAGCTAGTAGTGTAAAAGGTGCAATTTCACATAGAACAACATATCACTATAATTTATCAAACGATTTTTTTATAGAAAATGAAGATGAGACTAAAAAACCAGTAGAAATAGTAGAAGCTATTTTTGGAGCAAAAAAAGATAAAGAAATAGATGGCTTCAAAGGAAATATACTTATTTCAGATATTTATTTAAATCAAACTAAGGAAAGAGACAATAAAGTTTTTGAGCATGTAAGTATTGATAGATTTACAGGTGGTGCAATAGATAGTGCACTGTTTCAAGAAAAAACAGTAGCTAGTAAAGAAGAGTTTATTTTAGAAATTTTACTAAACAATAAAGTAGAAGACAAAATAAGCATAGAAGCTTTTGAAAAAGCTTTAAAAGATATTACAACAGGTATGTTAAGTCTAGGTGGAGCCACTACAAAAGGGCATGGTGTTTTTAGTGGGAAAGTCTTAAAAAATGGAGTAGAAATATGA